The genomic window TAGTTACTTACCTAAAAGTAAGTACTTGCCAAATGTAAAGTTATTTACCAAATTTGCAAAAAAACAATATGGATAGCAAAAAAATAGTGATTACAGGCGGCACAACAGGTATTGGTTACGCTTGCGCGGAATATCTCATCGGGTTAAATTACCAAGTGATTATAACGGGTAGAACCCAAGAAAACTTAGATCGTGCCATTTCTAAATTAGGGCATCAAGCATTCGGGATTCTGTCAGACACATCATCTTTAAGTGCTATTGATGATTTAGTACTAAACGTTAAAAAAGAGTTCGGAACCATTGATGGTTTGTTCGTTAATGCGGGTATATTTAAAGGGTCTAGTTTTGAAAGTACTTCCGAAGCATTATTTGATGACACCATGAATATTAATTTTAAAGGCGCTTTTTTTACCATTCAAAAATTTATTTCCATTTTAAAAAATCCATCGAGTGTTGTTTTAAATACGTCTATTGTG from Algibacter sp. L1A34 includes these protein-coding regions:
- a CDS encoding SDR family oxidoreductase yields the protein MDSKKIVITGGTTGIGYACAEYLIGLNYQVIITGRTQENLDRAISKLGHQAFGILSDTSSLSAIDDLVLNVKKEFGTIDGLFVNAGIFKGSSFESTSEALFDDTMNINFKGAFFTIQKFISILKNPSSVVLNTSIVVFKAFANTSVYTASKAALESLSQVLNIELADRGIRVNVVSPGVTESPIQKKSGMTDEAISNLLEHFSATSPIGRIVQPTDIAPMVEFLLSDKSLVLRNEKIVIDGGTTL